One segment of Sphingobacteriales bacterium DNA contains the following:
- a CDS encoding class I SAM-dependent methyltransferase, whose amino-acid sequence MSLLHRINSLARYAIGGKTRYYLHSPFVYDFAEKILNDKRNFYAFQDIETLKATLVRSDTLIQTTDCGAGNSRVRRLADMLKTMSIPAHYGKLLFRMVNYYQPQHLLEFGTALGISTLYQALPKREAHFVSMEGCPNTAAAARQHLQQSGCGRVEVQVGNFDDILPNVLQTFPQLDWVFFDGNHRLAPTLRYFETCLAKAHENSIFVFDDVHWSPEMSEAWQYIKAHPRTRITIDLWRLGIVFFRSTQAKEHFVLYY is encoded by the coding sequence GTGAGCCTCCTGCACCGCATCAACAGCCTTGCCCGCTACGCCATCGGCGGAAAAACTCGCTATTATTTACATTCGCCTTTTGTATATGATTTTGCCGAAAAAATATTGAATGACAAGCGCAACTTTTACGCTTTTCAGGATATAGAAACGCTGAAAGCCACCTTGGTGCGCAGCGATACCCTTATCCAGACCACCGATTGCGGTGCAGGCAACAGCCGCGTGCGCCGCTTGGCAGATATGCTCAAAACCATGTCTATTCCGGCACATTATGGTAAGTTGTTGTTTCGTATGGTCAATTATTATCAGCCGCAGCACCTGCTGGAGTTCGGAACGGCTCTGGGTATCAGCACTTTGTATCAGGCATTGCCCAAGCGGGAGGCGCATTTTGTGAGTATGGAGGGCTGCCCGAATACGGCGGCGGCGGCACGGCAGCATTTACAACAATCGGGCTGCGGGCGGGTAGAGGTACAAGTAGGAAATTTTGATGATATTTTGCCGAATGTATTGCAAACATTTCCTCAGTTGGATTGGGTGTTTTTTGATGGCAACCACCGCCTCGCTCCCACGCTCCGCTATTTTGAAACTTGCCTCGCCAAAGCCCACGAAAATAGCATTTTTGTATTTGATGATGTACATTGGTCGCCCGAAATGTCAGAAGCGTGGCAATATATCAAAGCGCACCCGCGCACCCGCATCACCATTGATTTGTGGCGTTTGGGTATTGTGTTTTTTCGCAGCACCCAAGCCAAAGAACATTTTGTGTTGTATTATTAA
- a CDS encoding SWIM zinc finger family protein yields MQYSMEQILALATDAAAAKAGMQLATAAKWLKKYAHPLAIWGECQGSAKEPYRTAVDLSNLAFKCSCPSKKFPCKHSLGLLLLYAKQSDQLMAATELPEDIAEWLQKRSTKNAAKPAAADKTTATPVNDEAAKQKRWQAREKKIAVGIEELQTWLKDTIRTGIVTVAQQPQYFTQHIIARMNDAQATGLAVQLKKINQIAFHEDGWQKQLTKRLSKIYLFTEAYKNKAHFDAATQEDLDLLIGKNKSKEEVLNEGNTQNDTWWVLAKTSETEDNLITVRTWLYGMYSGRFALLLDFAVKNQMPALAQEESLLLGSTLCADLVFYPYLYPLRVLIKQKISTQAAATADLPKGISGISALKEYISVLYAYTPFIETIPCLLQDVHIVQHQNKWHLKDIFQKNILLANTETECWKITAFSKGKDFWCFVLYENEQVRIMALAAQGQFLPL; encoded by the coding sequence ATGCAATATTCTATGGAGCAAATTTTGGCTTTGGCTACCGATGCCGCCGCCGCCAAAGCTGGTATGCAATTGGCTACCGCCGCCAAATGGCTCAAAAAATATGCGCACCCTTTAGCTATATGGGGCGAATGTCAGGGCAGTGCCAAAGAACCCTACCGCACCGCCGTAGATTTGAGCAACCTGGCTTTTAAATGCTCGTGTCCGAGTAAAAAATTTCCCTGCAAACACAGTTTGGGGCTGCTGCTGCTCTATGCCAAGCAAAGCGACCAACTGATGGCAGCAACAGAACTACCCGAAGATATAGCGGAGTGGCTGCAAAAACGCAGCACTAAAAACGCAGCCAAACCCGCCGCCGCCGATAAAACGACCGCTACGCCCGTCAATGATGAAGCTGCCAAACAAAAAAGATGGCAAGCCCGCGAAAAAAAAATTGCCGTCGGTATTGAAGAGTTGCAGACGTGGCTCAAAGACACCATCCGTACCGGCATTGTGACAGTGGCTCAACAACCGCAATATTTTACACAACACATCATTGCGCGTATGAATGATGCCCAAGCTACCGGATTGGCGGTGCAACTCAAAAAAATCAACCAGATAGCTTTTCACGAAGACGGCTGGCAAAAACAACTCACCAAACGCCTCTCCAAAATATATTTGTTCACCGAAGCCTACAAAAACAAAGCTCATTTTGATGCAGCTACGCAAGAAGATTTGGATTTGTTAATTGGCAAAAATAAAAGCAAAGAAGAGGTATTGAATGAAGGGAATACCCAAAACGATACTTGGTGGGTACTTGCCAAAACCTCCGAAACTGAAGACAATTTAATTACAGTGCGCACTTGGCTTTATGGTATGTATTCGGGGCGTTTTGCGTTGTTGCTGGATTTTGCGGTAAAAAATCAAATGCCTGCCCTTGCTCAGGAAGAAAGCCTCCTGCTCGGCAGCACCCTGTGTGCCGATCTCGTTTTTTATCCTTATTTGTACCCGCTGCGGGTGCTGATAAAACAAAAAATAAGCACACAAGCCGCCGCCACCGCCGATTTGCCCAAAGGTATTTCCGGTATTTCGGCACTCAAAGAATATATTTCGGTATTATATGCTTATACGCCTTTTATTGAAACTATCCCCTGCTTGCTGCAAGATGTGCATATAGTACAGCATCAAAACAAATGGCATCTGAAAGATATATTTCAAAAAAACATATTGCTCGCCAATACCGAAACTGAATGTTGGAAAATAACTGCTTTTTCTAAAGGAAAAGATTTCTGGTGTTTTGTATTGTACGAAAACGAACAAGTGCGCATAATGGCACTCGCCGCTCAGGGTCAGTTTTTACCTTTATAG
- a CDS encoding restriction endonuclease subunit M encodes MNLIDTGIEKGLIRLDEDRNFITYIHQNKKRNYNNPEEKVQAETFLTLVLIYGYPENRIKQFIPVQMGSETKEADIAVYSDDECEETYILVECKKEDLTDQQFNIAVDQAYSYAVAEGAKYVWTTSRIKNQYYEVPDKKPKSRIEIPDIPQFGINKLAPYKYVKGGISQTDTDDITIAAEPDPNVKQKFFELQVVSESELTKIFIQSHQALWGGGQRNPSVAFDELDKLIFCKIWDEKHPRKTGEPYDFQIFRDENPEDLLKRIKKIYAVGEKEAPEVFKDGITLTAQETLTIVKYFQRINLNKTDLDSKGKAFETFMGSYFRGDFGQYFTPRPIVKFIVDSLPINHKSRVLDTSCGSGGFLLYALDKVREQANEFYDPIKDEKDHYKYWHDFAEKNLFGIEINDQIARTAKMNMIIHDDGHTNVIASDGLLSDTEMQAKSGNAAFKYDSFDFIITNPPFGSSIKQTEKAYMHQYNLAIKEVDWLNTTANGKAALRDSQSTEVLFLEQCHKFLVEQGYLAVVIPDGILTNSSLQYVRDNIEEMYRIVAVVSMPQTAFSATGAGVKSSVLFLRKHKDKQTEKISNQKAKLKEQVKTDNNYLATVEKWEKEKVEAIKKLEADAKAKNPKANKKEITEMIQAEKSAAQSAFTDKVNLLKEELTEKYFLAKQTALDDYPIFMAIAEDIGYDATGRSTNNNELIEIGKELSKFIAHINKTEV; translated from the coding sequence ATGAATTTAATAGACACAGGCATAGAAAAAGGACTTATTCGGTTGGATGAAGACCGAAACTTCATAACATACATTCACCAAAACAAAAAGCGGAACTACAACAACCCCGAAGAGAAAGTACAAGCCGAAACTTTCTTGACTTTGGTTCTGATTTATGGCTATCCTGAGAACAGAATTAAACAGTTCATTCCTGTTCAAATGGGTTCTGAGACCAAGGAAGCCGACATTGCAGTTTATTCAGACGATGAATGTGAAGAAACCTACATTTTAGTTGAGTGCAAAAAAGAAGATTTAACCGACCAGCAGTTTAACATTGCTGTTGACCAAGCATACAGCTACGCTGTTGCCGAAGGTGCAAAATACGTTTGGACAACTTCACGAATTAAAAATCAGTATTACGAAGTTCCCGACAAGAAACCGAAAAGCAGAATTGAAATTCCCGACATTCCGCAATTCGGTATTAACAAACTTGCACCTTACAAATATGTGAAAGGTGGTATTTCACAAACTGACACAGACGATATTACCATTGCTGCCGAACCCGACCCAAACGTAAAGCAGAAATTTTTTGAACTTCAAGTTGTAAGCGAAAGCGAACTGACAAAGATTTTCATTCAATCGCATCAAGCACTTTGGGGTGGTGGACAACGAAATCCAAGTGTTGCGTTTGACGAATTAGATAAACTTATCTTCTGCAAAATTTGGGACGAGAAACACCCAAGAAAAACAGGCGAACCTTATGACTTTCAAATTTTCCGAGACGAAAACCCGGAAGATTTGCTAAAACGCATCAAGAAAATTTATGCAGTTGGCGAAAAAGAAGCACCCGAAGTTTTCAAAGACGGTATTACACTTACGGCACAAGAAACGCTAACCATTGTAAAATACTTTCAGCGTATCAACCTCAATAAAACTGACCTTGACAGCAAAGGCAAAGCCTTTGAAACTTTTATGGGCAGTTATTTCAGGGGCGATTTCGGACAATACTTTACACCACGTCCCATTGTAAAATTCATTGTGGATAGTTTGCCAATCAATCACAAATCAAGAGTTTTAGATACTTCTTGTGGCAGTGGTGGCTTTTTGCTTTACGCTTTGGACAAAGTGAGAGAACAAGCCAACGAATTTTACGACCCAATCAAAGATGAAAAAGACCATTACAAATATTGGCACGACTTCGCAGAGAAAAACCTATTTGGCATTGAGATAAACGACCAGATTGCCCGAACCGCCAAAATGAATATGATTATTCACGATGACGGACACACCAACGTAATTGCATCGGACGGGCTTTTGAGTGATACCGAAATGCAAGCCAAATCGGGCAACGCAGCGTTTAAATACGATTCGTTTGACTTTATTATAACCAATCCACCTTTCGGAAGTAGCATCAAGCAAACTGAAAAGGCATATATGCACCAATACAATTTAGCAATTAAAGAAGTGGATTGGCTGAATACTACCGCAAACGGCAAAGCCGCTTTGCGTGACAGCCAAAGCACCGAAGTTTTGTTTTTGGAGCAGTGCCACAAATTTTTAGTAGAACAGGGTTATTTAGCAGTTGTAATTCCAGACGGTATTTTAACTAACAGCAGTTTGCAATATGTGAGAGATAACATTGAAGAAATGTATCGCATTGTTGCGGTTGTTTCAATGCCACAAACCGCTTTTAGTGCCACAGGTGCTGGCGTTAAAAGTTCTGTTTTGTTTTTGCGTAAACACAAAGACAAGCAAACCGAAAAAATCAGCAATCAAAAAGCCAAACTGAAAGAGCAAGTTAAAACCGACAACAACTATTTGGCAACAGTTGAGAAATGGGAAAAGGAAAAAGTAGAAGCAATTAAGAAATTAGAAGCAGATGCAAAAGCTAAAAACCCGAAAGCCAACAAAAAAGAAATCACAGAAATGATACAAGCCGAAAAATCGGCTGCTCAATCTGCATTTACCGACAAAGTGAATTTGCTGAAAGAAGAATTGACCGAAAAATACTTTTTGGCTAAACAAACCGCCTTAGACGACTACCCTATTTTTATGGCAATAGCCGAAGATATTGGCTATGATGCCACAGGCAGAAGCACCAACAACAATGAGTTGATTGAAATAGGAAAAGAACTATCCAAGTTTATTGCTCACATTAACAAGACAGAAGTATAA